A single region of the Bdellovibrionales bacterium CG10_big_fil_rev_8_21_14_0_10_45_34 genome encodes:
- a CDS encoding penicillin-binding protein 1A — protein sequence MAKKLILAVFSIALIGAISAGLFLVWISGSLPKLVTVEDYKPLLVSEVFDRNGEKVGEFFRERRLIVPFEKMPEQIVQAFISAEDSSFFNHGGINLVAIFRAFVANVKAGRKVQGGSTITQQVARSLMLTSEKTYDRKIREILLSYKMEQNLSKQEILYLYLNQIYLGQGAYGVEAAARSYFRKPVDQLNVAEAALLAGLPQAPTRYSPSNNPEMAKQRQVYVLRRMNEEGYITDEEFEKWKNEPLKFFVRTDYKDRAPYFLETLRQYLVNQLGETAVLDEGLRIHTSLDLSAQELAQEEVRKGLRDTDKRQGYRGPLQHIEGDEAITEFLKANEEGLVKSASDSQILLPDGSVNYLGDFVDLKADPTKKSAALIPMAISKLPAHLKVGEFYKGLVSSVNDKNGFVIVDLPGIKGMIDFDTMTWARKLNPEIRYDYDLIKKPSQALKAGDIVLIRIASEGISSERIKKWHKETTDYFKKIKKPLPATVPDLDKLVALELEQEPVVEGALLSFDLQTKDIVAMVGGYSFQDTPFGRKGSQFNRTIQAVRQTGSAFKPFVYLAGLDRGYSPNTVIVDAPIVYKDDTITEVKDSNDSQDNEVKVWKPGNYNSQFGGDILFRNALIESKNIPTIKILDKTGVDTVATYVKRLGVFSPLNMDLSLGLGSSSTTLYEMTRAYGVFANLGRRLTPIMIRKVITASGEEVLSATSLDERFKTDLENLAQEFEKKRTETLAYLNSTDAAKPTDTPPKETGEMGEAETILPAHEAKRKGPLPLYFEDPDQLISPQSAYLITSILTGVIRDPGGTGARARALGRTAAGKTGTTSDYFDTWFIGYTPQFITGVWVGFDAEKSLGRGETGSSTALPIWLEVMKKLHDNREIREFSVPSKIVFANIDAEAGRLASSRSKVVVRQAFLEGTEPGTQQEVEKRLDDQEEKEFLKEDLVQ from the coding sequence ATGGCAAAAAAATTGATTCTCGCGGTGTTTTCAATCGCTTTAATTGGCGCAATTTCGGCTGGCCTTTTTTTAGTTTGGATATCAGGAAGCCTTCCAAAACTTGTTACAGTCGAAGATTATAAACCCTTACTCGTTTCTGAAGTCTTCGACAGAAACGGAGAAAAAGTTGGAGAATTCTTTAGAGAACGAAGACTCATCGTACCTTTTGAAAAAATGCCTGAACAGATTGTTCAAGCCTTTATCTCGGCTGAAGACTCAAGCTTTTTCAATCATGGCGGAATCAACCTAGTTGCAATTTTCCGAGCCTTTGTAGCCAATGTGAAGGCCGGCCGCAAAGTTCAAGGCGGCAGCACCATCACCCAACAGGTAGCTCGCTCTCTTATGTTGACCTCAGAGAAAACCTATGACCGCAAGATACGCGAGATTTTGCTCTCTTACAAAATGGAGCAAAACCTTTCTAAGCAAGAGATTCTCTATCTTTACTTGAACCAAATCTATCTAGGGCAAGGAGCTTATGGCGTTGAAGCTGCCGCAAGGTCTTATTTTCGAAAACCCGTCGACCAACTAAACGTTGCAGAAGCGGCGCTATTGGCGGGTCTGCCTCAGGCGCCGACTCGGTATTCTCCATCGAACAATCCTGAAATGGCTAAGCAGCGGCAGGTTTACGTCTTAAGACGAATGAACGAAGAGGGGTACATTACCGACGAAGAGTTTGAGAAATGGAAGAATGAACCTTTGAAGTTTTTTGTTCGGACGGACTATAAAGATCGCGCTCCCTATTTTTTAGAAACGCTCAGGCAATACTTGGTCAATCAACTGGGAGAAACCGCCGTTCTCGATGAAGGGCTTCGTATACACACTTCTTTAGACCTCTCGGCTCAGGAACTTGCGCAAGAAGAAGTTCGTAAAGGATTAAGAGACACCGACAAACGACAGGGTTACCGCGGTCCGCTTCAGCATATCGAAGGCGACGAAGCCATCACTGAATTTCTCAAGGCCAATGAAGAGGGTCTCGTCAAGTCGGCCTCAGACTCACAGATTCTTCTGCCGGACGGCAGCGTTAATTACCTTGGTGATTTTGTTGATTTGAAAGCAGACCCAACTAAAAAGTCCGCAGCACTGATACCGATGGCAATCTCAAAGCTTCCGGCGCATCTTAAAGTAGGAGAGTTTTACAAAGGTCTCGTCAGCTCGGTAAACGACAAGAACGGTTTTGTCATTGTCGATCTTCCCGGCATAAAAGGCATGATCGACTTTGATACGATGACCTGGGCCAGAAAGCTAAATCCAGAAATTCGCTACGATTACGATCTCATCAAAAAACCTTCTCAAGCACTTAAAGCAGGTGACATCGTTCTAATCAGGATTGCCTCAGAGGGCATTTCGAGTGAACGCATCAAAAAGTGGCATAAAGAAACCACGGATTACTTTAAAAAAATCAAAAAACCTCTTCCAGCCACTGTACCTGACCTCGATAAGCTTGTTGCACTAGAACTGGAGCAAGAGCCTGTTGTTGAAGGAGCCCTTCTTAGCTTTGACCTACAAACAAAAGACATCGTTGCTATGGTGGGCGGCTATTCGTTTCAAGACACCCCATTTGGAAGAAAGGGAAGCCAGTTCAATCGCACGATTCAAGCTGTTAGGCAAACGGGCTCGGCTTTTAAACCCTTTGTTTACTTAGCCGGCCTTGACCGTGGGTACAGCCCCAACACCGTTATTGTGGATGCGCCCATCGTTTACAAAGATGACACAATTACCGAAGTGAAAGATTCCAACGATAGCCAAGACAACGAAGTCAAAGTATGGAAACCCGGAAACTACAATTCTCAGTTTGGTGGCGATATACTTTTTCGAAACGCCCTCATCGAATCCAAAAACATCCCGACCATAAAAATACTCGACAAAACAGGAGTCGACACTGTCGCAACCTATGTAAAGCGACTAGGCGTTTTTAGTCCGCTGAACATGGATCTCAGTCTTGGGCTCGGCTCATCTTCTACGACTCTTTACGAAATGACTCGAGCTTATGGTGTTTTTGCAAATCTAGGAAGGCGCCTCACACCTATAATGATTCGTAAAGTAATAACTGCCAGCGGAGAAGAAGTTTTGTCTGCTACGAGCTTGGATGAGCGATTCAAAACAGATCTCGAGAATTTAGCCCAAGAATTTGAAAAGAAACGAACCGAGACTTTAGCGTATTTAAATTCCACGGACGCAGCAAAACCGACAGATACGCCGCCAAAAGAAACTGGGGAAATGGGAGAAGCTGAAACGATTTTACCGGCCCATGAAGCGAAACGAAAAGGCCCACTGCCGCTCTATTTTGAGGATCCAGATCAGCTTATCTCCCCTCAAAGCGCTTATCTCATAACCTCAATACTTACCGGCGTCATCCGTGACCCTGGCGGAACAGGCGCTAGAGCGCGGGCCCTTGGCCGAACAGCTGCTGGTAAAACGGGCACTACAAGCGACTATTTTGATACGTGGTTCATTGGTTACACGCCACAATTCATTACGGGCGTATGGGTAGGTTTCGACGCCGAAAAGAGTTTGGGCCGCGGAGAGACGGGCTCTTCTACCGCCCTTCCAATATGGCTCGAAGTCATGAAAAAGCTTCACGATAATAGGGAGATTCGTGAGTTTTCAGTGCCATCAAAAATTGTATTCGCCAACATCGACGCCGAGGCAGGTCGCCTAGCCTCTTCTCGTTCGAAAGTAGTGGTGCGGCAGGCCTTTCTGGAGGGTACCGAACCTGGTACACAGCAAGAGGTTGAAAAGCGGCTCGACGACCAAGAAGAAAAAGAATTTTTAAAAGAAGATCTTGTCCAGTAA
- the uvrA gene encoding excinuclease ABC subunit A, producing MNSIKLWGVRQNNLKNLNVEFPLFKMTVLCGPSGSGKSSLAFETLYAEGQRRYIESLSSYARQFLHKAPQPLIEDIENIPPALAIEQHNSVKTSRSTVGTLTELNDYLRLLFEKIGKPHCPNHHTPIVKDHPGQVVDKLFEHFDGARGYVLAPIKKAQLTLDDKKLAGLLQKDGIKRFFVNGEVVDFEIGTQLPSSDFELVVDRVAVTKDDRARLLDSVSQCYQLSLRYNSKYTGGKMRFLSTDQREMRFTEENACSICDFTFPKITSAFFSFSSPVGACSTCSGFGNQLVLDEFKIVPKPSLSIKQGALAPFEMPSAKQDRRELLKFCEKAGVDPLVPWESLSQKDRETVWNGSGKFSGVKGLFDYLETKKYKMHVRVFLSRYKTQQLCTVCHGSRLRPEAAFVLIGSHSIQTLSKLTLGELLLEIGKLDLSNSEAALSKDIRLQLTSRLKFLSDVGVPYLNLDRATRTLSGGEYQRIQLANQLGMGLSQILYVLDEPTIGLHPRDNHRLIDALKGLVALRNTLVVVEHDADVIKSSDYVIEMGPGSGPSGGEIVYSGSTKDFLESNDSLTARYLNSRAPLVEMHAAKSLDYENLKFYVGIKGARGHNLKNINVKLPLNSLVTVAGVSGSGKSSLITQTLYPALHLALKRERISGLEYDTLEGHENLRDVVLVDQSSIGRSSRSNPLTYLKVFDEVRKLFAALSDAIDLGFTAGTFSLNVSGGRCDACQGDGVQIVDMLFMDDVTLTCEECGGKRYNPDVLTVRYKGKNINEVLNMTVQEASLFFSDNKNLKRALGILKDVGLDHIQLGQSSSTFSGGELQRLKLAREFMQSTQRATLYILDEPTTGLHFREIELLLKALCRLIQAGGSVIMIEHNMDVIRNSDFVIEIGPEGGGEGGHLLFAGAPKDLIAVKSSPTAKYLEPYFSAKKEKKPNTGPFSEAVK from the coding sequence ATGAACTCCATCAAGTTATGGGGTGTTCGACAAAACAATCTTAAGAATTTAAATGTCGAATTCCCATTATTTAAAATGACAGTGCTTTGCGGACCGAGCGGATCTGGCAAAAGCTCGCTGGCCTTTGAAACTCTCTATGCAGAAGGACAGCGCCGCTACATCGAAAGCTTATCCAGCTACGCTCGCCAGTTTTTACACAAAGCCCCGCAACCTCTCATTGAAGATATCGAAAATATTCCCCCGGCCCTTGCAATCGAACAACATAACTCTGTGAAGACGAGCCGATCGACTGTGGGCACACTTACAGAGCTGAATGATTATCTCAGATTGCTCTTTGAAAAAATCGGTAAACCTCACTGCCCCAATCATCACACGCCCATAGTTAAAGATCACCCTGGTCAAGTGGTAGACAAACTCTTCGAGCATTTCGACGGCGCCCGAGGGTATGTTTTGGCTCCCATTAAAAAGGCGCAGCTCACTCTTGACGATAAGAAGCTTGCTGGGCTTCTTCAAAAAGATGGTATAAAGAGATTTTTTGTCAATGGTGAAGTCGTCGACTTTGAAATAGGCACTCAATTGCCAAGCTCTGACTTTGAACTTGTCGTCGATCGAGTCGCAGTTACAAAAGATGATCGAGCAAGACTTTTAGATTCCGTCTCTCAGTGTTATCAACTCAGTCTTCGATATAACTCTAAGTATACGGGCGGCAAAATGCGCTTTCTGTCGACCGATCAAAGAGAGATGCGATTTACTGAAGAGAATGCCTGCTCGATCTGTGATTTTACTTTTCCAAAGATCACCTCAGCGTTTTTTAGTTTTAGCTCGCCCGTTGGAGCCTGCTCAACCTGCAGTGGATTCGGCAATCAGCTTGTGCTCGATGAGTTCAAAATAGTTCCCAAGCCATCCTTATCAATTAAGCAGGGGGCCCTTGCTCCATTTGAAATGCCCAGCGCCAAGCAAGATCGCAGAGAACTGCTTAAGTTTTGCGAGAAAGCTGGCGTTGACCCGCTTGTACCTTGGGAGAGTCTTTCACAAAAGGATCGCGAAACTGTTTGGAATGGTAGCGGCAAGTTTTCTGGGGTAAAAGGCCTCTTTGATTATCTTGAGACTAAGAAGTACAAAATGCACGTTCGCGTGTTTCTTTCGCGCTACAAAACGCAGCAGCTCTGCACAGTTTGTCACGGTAGCCGCTTAAGACCCGAGGCGGCTTTTGTACTCATCGGAAGCCATTCCATTCAAACTCTCTCAAAGTTAACTCTCGGAGAACTACTTCTTGAAATAGGAAAATTGGATCTTTCAAACTCAGAGGCAGCTCTCTCAAAAGACATTCGTTTGCAGCTCACCTCTCGCCTTAAGTTTTTGTCGGACGTTGGCGTACCTTATTTAAACTTGGATCGAGCTACGCGAACACTCTCCGGCGGAGAGTATCAGCGCATCCAATTGGCAAACCAGCTCGGGATGGGGCTTAGCCAAATTCTTTATGTGCTAGACGAGCCGACCATTGGGCTGCATCCGCGCGACAACCACCGTCTCATTGATGCGCTCAAGGGTCTCGTAGCCCTCAGAAACACTCTTGTCGTTGTAGAGCACGACGCTGATGTTATCAAATCGAGCGACTATGTTATCGAAATGGGGCCAGGATCTGGCCCATCGGGCGGCGAGATTGTTTACTCTGGCTCCACTAAAGATTTTTTAGAATCTAATGATTCTCTAACAGCCCGCTATCTTAATAGCCGCGCGCCCCTTGTTGAGATGCACGCAGCGAAATCCTTAGACTATGAGAATCTTAAGTTCTATGTGGGAATCAAAGGCGCCCGCGGACACAATTTAAAGAATATTAACGTAAAACTTCCTCTTAATAGCCTTGTTACGGTTGCGGGTGTTAGTGGGTCAGGTAAGTCGAGCCTCATCACACAGACGCTTTATCCGGCACTCCATTTGGCTCTCAAAAGAGAGCGTATCTCGGGCCTAGAGTATGACACTCTTGAAGGACACGAAAACCTGAGAGACGTCGTTCTTGTCGATCAAAGTTCTATTGGAAGGTCTTCAAGAAGCAATCCTTTGACGTATCTTAAGGTGTTTGACGAAGTCAGAAAACTCTTCGCAGCACTAAGTGATGCCATAGATTTGGGTTTCACTGCGGGTACGTTCAGCTTAAACGTCTCGGGCGGCAGATGCGACGCTTGTCAGGGCGACGGCGTACAAATTGTCGACATGTTGTTTATGGATGACGTCACACTGACCTGCGAAGAGTGCGGCGGAAAGCGCTACAACCCAGATGTTTTAACGGTTAGGTACAAGGGCAAAAACATAAACGAAGTACTTAATATGACGGTCCAAGAGGCTTCACTATTTTTTTCTGATAACAAAAATCTTAAGCGCGCACTTGGTATATTAAAAGATGTGGGGCTCGATCACATTCAGCTAGGTCAATCATCAAGCACCTTCTCTGGCGGCGAGCTTCAAAGGCTTAAGCTTGCCCGCGAGTTTATGCAAAGTACCCAAAGGGCTACGCTCTACATACTAGATGAGCCAACAACAGGTCTGCATTTTCGAGAGATAGAGCTACTACTCAAAGCCCTCTGTCGTCTGATACAAGCTGGCGGAAGCGTTATTATGATCGAGCACAACATGGATGTTATTAGAAACTCCGACTTTGTGATCGAGATTGGCCCTGAAGGCGGCGGTGAAGGTGGCCATCTTCTCTTCGCAGGGGCTCCAAAAGATCTCATTGCCGTCAAAAGCTCGCCCACCGCCAAATATCTTGAGCCCTACTTCTCTGCAAAGAAAGAAAAGAAGCCGAACACCGGGCCATTTAGTGAGGCCGTTAAGTGA